In Populus nigra chromosome 1, ddPopNigr1.1, whole genome shotgun sequence, one genomic interval encodes:
- the LOC133696269 gene encoding beta-carotene isomerase D27, chloroplastic, with amino-acid sequence MVALSSLQVVQFRPPQDLSLHKCRPRSFIKCRIAEPTGEPAPLGQKTKYIDGFFEKAFMTLFARKMEKFAAPAKNGSASKEKGWFDYDYESFVDVSKRVMQGRNRKQQQEVVREVLLSMLPPGAPEQFKKLFPPTKWAAEFNAALTVPFFQWLVGPSEVVEVEVNGEKQKSGVHIKKCRYLENSGCVGMCVNMCKIPTQDFFTNEFGLPLTMIPNFEDMSCEMVYGQVPPPFEEDPVVKQPCLADICTMASPNSSFCPKLEA; translated from the exons ATGGTGGCTCTAAGCAGCCTCCAAGTTGTCCAGTTTAGACCTCCACAAGATCTTTCATTACATAAATGTAGACCAAGAAGTTTCATCAAGTGTAGGATTGCAGAGCCAACAGGAGAACCGGCCCCTTTaggacaaaaaacaaaatacattgaTGGGTTCTTTGAGAAAGCGTTCATGACTCTATTTGCTAGAAAGATGGAGAAGTTTGCGGCTCCTGCAAAAAATGGTTCTGCGAGTAAAGAGAAGGGGtggtttgattatgattatgagaGTTTTGTTGATGTTTCAAAGAGAGTGATGCAAGGAAGAAATCGCAAGCAGCAACAAGAAGTGGTTCGTGAGGTTCTCTTGTCTATGCTCCCTCCAGGTGCTCCTGAGCAG TTCAAGAAATTGTTTCCACCTACAAAATGGGCTGCAGAATTCAATGCTGCATTGACTGTTCCTTTCTTCCAGTGGTTGGTTGGGCCGTCTGAG GTTGTGGAAGTGGAGGTAAATGGGGAGAAGCAAAAAAGTGGAGTACATATAAAGAAATGCAG GTACCTTGAGAATAGTGGATGTGTAGGAATGTGTGTGAACATGTGCAAGATTCCTACTCAAGACTTCTTCACTAATGAATTCGGGCTTCCATTAACTATGATACCTA ATTTTGAAGATATGAGTTGCGAAATGGTTTACGGCCAAGTTCCACCCCCATTTGAAGAGGATCCAGTAGTAAAACAGCCTTGTCTTGCAGATATTT GCACCATGGCAAGTCCCAACTCAAGTTTTTGTCCCAAGTTAGAAGCTTGA
- the LOC133693781 gene encoding endoglucanase CX-like, whose product MANATTFSLMLQFFFLTFCCLSYFSFAFTSQDYANALEKSILFFEGQRSGKLPSNQRLTWRGDSGLSDGSTYHVNLVGGYYDAGDNVKFGLPMAFTTTLLAWSVIEFGSSMQNQIENAKAAIRWSTDYLLKAATATPDTLYVQVGDPNMDHRCWERPEDMDTPRNVYKVTIQNPGSDVAAETAAALAAASIVFKESDPSYSTKLLHTAMKVFDFADRYRGSYSNSLNSVVCPFYCSYSGYQDELLWGASWIHRASQNGSYLTYIQSNGHTMGSDDDDYSFSWDDKRPGTKILLSKEFLEKTTEEFQLYKSHSDNYICSLIPGTSSFQAQYTPGGLFYKASESNLQYVTSTTFLLLTYAKYLGSNGGVARCGGSTVTAESLIAQAKKQVDYILGDNPARMSYMVGFGNRYPQHVHHRGSSVPSIHAHPNRISCNDGFQFLYSSSPNPNVLVGAIIGGPDNRDNFADDRNNYQQSEPATYINAPFVGALAFFSAKN is encoded by the exons ATGGCTAATGCCACTACATTTTCACTAATGTTGCAGTTTTTCTTCCTAACTTTTTGTTGTCTGAGCTATTTTAGCTTCGCCTTCACTTCTCAAGACTATGCTAATGCTCTTGAGAAATCTATCCTCTTTTTTGAGGGTCAGAGGTCAGGCAAATTGCCGTCTAACCAACGGCTAACATGGAGGGGGGACTCTGGGTTGTCTGACGGTTCTACTTATCAC GTGAACCTAGTTGGTGGATACTATGATGCGGGTGATAATGTCAAGTTTGGCCTTCCAATGGCCTTCACAACTACATTGTTGGCATGGAGTGTCATTGAATTCGGTAGCTCGATGCAGAATCAGATTGAAAATGCCAAAGCAGCCATTCGGTGGAGCACTGACTACCTTTTAAAAGCAGCCACTGCCACCCCTGACACACTATATGTTCAA GTTGGAGATCCAAACATGGATCACAGGTGCTGGGAGAGGCCAGAAGACATGGACACACCACGCAATGTGTACAAAGTAACCATTCAGAACCCGGGATCTGATGTGGCTGCCGAGACAGCTGCTGCATTGGCTGCAGCTTCAATTGTTTTCAAAGAGTCTGACCCTTCTTACTCTACCAAATTGCTTCATACGGCAATGAAA GTATTCGATTTTGCAGACAGGTATAGAGGTTCTTATAGCAACTCCCTCAATTCAGTAGTCTGCCCATTTTACTGCTCTTACTCGGGATACCAA GATGAGCTTCTTTGGGGTGCATCATGGATTCATAGAGCGTCACAGAACGGGTCATACTTGACTTACATCCAGTCAAATGGTCACACGATGGGTTCTGATGATGACGACTACTCCTTTAGTTGGGATGACAAGCGACCTGGGACTAAGATTCTTCTTTCCAAG GAATTCTTGGAGAAAACTACTGaagaatttcaattatataaatcgCATTCAGACAACTATATATGCTCTCTAATTCCAGGAACTTCTAGTTTCCAGGCCCAATACACACCCG GGGGGCTTTTTTACAAAGCAAGTGAAAGCAATTTGCAATATGTAACCTCCACAACTTTCCTTCTATTGACATATGCCAAGTATCTTGGCTCAAATGGAGGAGTTGCCAGATGCGGTGGTTCAACCGTGACAGCAGAGTCGCTCATCGCACAGGCGAAGAAGCAGGTGGACTATATCTTAGGTGATAATCCAGCAAGGATGTCTTACATGGTTGGATTCGGTAATAGGTATCCGCAACATGTTCATCACAGGGGTTCCTCGGTGCCATCTATACACGCACACCCGAATCGCATTTCCTGCAACGATGGGTTTCAGTTCCTCTACTCCAGCTCTCCCAATCCGAATGTCCTTGTTGGAGCCATAATAGGCGGCCCTGATAACAGAGACAATTTCGCTGATGATCGAAACAACTATCAGCAATCCGAGCCAGCTACGTATATCAACGCACCATTTGTTGGTGCTCTCGCTTTCTTCTCAGCCAAAAATTAA